The nucleotide window AGAAGGTCCGGAATACGACAGGTTCACCGGTGTCACTGGTCCCGTTCTCCCGCGTGGTCCGTGGATACACACCGGTCGAAACGGGCGGCATGCTGGTGCATGAAGGCCCGATCTCGGTCATCGATGGTCGTCTGGGCGAAGAATCCTACAAGTCGCTGCGTGAAGGCTCGACCGCACCAAACTTCGTCTCATGGTCGAAGGCTGGCACGGGCGGATGGGCTGGTATCACCGATAAATACTGGCTGGCGGCCGTTGTGCCGGACCAGAAGGAAGAAGTTTCTGGCACCTATGGCTTTGATACGCCTGCTGGCGCGTATCAGGTCGGGTTCACGGGACGGGGGCCTCTGGTGGCGGCGCCGAACGCCGAAGTCCAGACGACGTCCCACGTCTTCGCGGGAGCCAAGGAGGTCCGTCTTCTTGAGCGCTACCAGCATGAGATGAATATTCCGGATTTCTGGAAAGCGGTGGATTTCGGCTGGTTCGCTTTCCTGACCCGCCCGGTCTTCTTCGTTCTGGACTGGCTCTATCAGTTCTTTGGTAACTTCGGCCTCGCGCTCCTGACCTTCACCCTGATCGTCAAGGCTGTGTTCTTCCCGCTGGCGTCCAAGGGCTTCCGTTCAGCCGCCGCGATGCGTGATATCGCGCCGCGTATGAAAGAACTGCGGGAGCGCTACAAGGACGATCCGGTTCAGATGAACCAGAAGGTCATGCAGCTCTACAAGAGCGAAGGCGTGAACCCGGCCAGCGGCTGTCTCCCTCTGCTGATTCAGGCTCCGGTCTTCTGGTGTCTCTACAAGGTGCTCTACGTCACCATCGAGATGCGTCATGCGCCGTTCGTTGGCTGGATTCATGACCTCTCGGCACCAGACCCGACCAACATCTTCAACCTGTTCGGTCTGCTGCCCTTTGATCCGACGCTGGTTTCATCCTGGCTGCTTCTCGGTGCATGGCCGATCCTTTATGGCATCACCATCTGGCTGATGCAAAAGATCAACCCTGCAACAGTTGATCCGGCTCAGAAGCCTGTCTTCATCATGATGCCGTTTATCTTCACCTTCTTCATGGCGCGGCAGCCGGTGGGGCTTGTGATCTATTATTGCTGGAACAACCTGCTGACGATGGCGCAGCAGTACACGATCATGAAGGTTCACGCCCGGAAGAAGAACCAGCCGGAGATCATTCCGCCTGCCAAGCCACGCGGCAGGAAAGGCTGAAACGATGGCTGGTGAACAGGATTTCTCTGCCTCTCTCAAGCTGTCACCCGAGCAGCTTGAGGCCGGACGACTCCTGTTCGCCGGTCCGTGCGAGTTTTTCTATGGCGCGCAGCAGATTGGTCAGTTGCCCGACCCGGCCGCGCCGGAAATCGCATTCGCCGGTCGGTCCAACGTCGGTAAATCGAGCCTGATCAACGCACTGACGGGACGAAAAAGCCTTGCCCGGGCTTCCTCGGAGCCGGGACGGACGAAGCAGCTCAATTTCTTCGATCTTGATGGGCAGCTCGTGCTGGTCGATATGCCGGGCTATGGCTTCGCCAAGGCGGCCAAGGCGGTGAAGGAAGACTGGCAGGGGATGATGTTCGATTATCTCCGCGGTCGTCCCAATCTGCGGCGTGTGATCCTGCTGCTGGATGCACGGATCGAGACGAAAGCATCTGACCGTGATGTGATGGACATGTTCGATAAGGCGGCCATCAATTTTCAGGTCGTGCTGACGAAATGCGATGATGTGAAACCGAAAGCCGAGGAAGCCCGCTACCGGGAGGTTGTAGCCGAGGTGAGCCGTCATCCTGCCGCTCATCCTCTGGTTTTGCGGACGAGCAGCCAGACGGGGCTTGGTATCCCGGAGCTGCGTGCTGAAATTGCGGCATTTGCGGAACCGGTTCAGAACTGAATTGAGTGTCGGGGTTTTCTGTGCCCCGATTGCTCCGGCCCCGGCAGACGGGGGTATGTTTTCCGGACATGTGGAGTTGAAATGACGGATCAGGGACTTCCTACGGCGGACGCCTTGCAACAGGCAGCGACACTTGCCGGAGCACTGCCTTTCCTGCGTCGTTATGCCGGTGACACCATCGTCGTGAAGTATGGCGGCCACGCCATGGGCGATCCCGAACTGGCCCAGACGTTCGGCAAGGATATTGCCCTGCTGAAGCTGGTGGGGATCAATCCGGTTGTGGTGCATGGTGGCGGACCGCAGATCAACCAGATGCTGGAGCGGCTTCAGGTGAAGTCCTCTTTCGTCGATGGTTTCCGCGTCACGGATGCTGCGGCGATTGATGTTGTCGAGATGGTCCTGTGCGGCTCCGTCAACAAGCAGGTTGCGACCCTGATCAATGAAGCGGGTGCGCTGGCGGTCGGTGTTTCCGGCAAGGATGGCGGTCTGGTGAAGGCCAGCAAGCTGCTGCGGAAAGTGAGAGACCCCGTCACAGGT belongs to Acetobacter sp. and includes:
- the yihA gene encoding ribosome biogenesis GTP-binding protein YihA/YsxC: MAGEQDFSASLKLSPEQLEAGRLLFAGPCEFFYGAQQIGQLPDPAAPEIAFAGRSNVGKSSLINALTGRKSLARASSEPGRTKQLNFFDLDGQLVLVDMPGYGFAKAAKAVKEDWQGMMFDYLRGRPNLRRVILLLDARIETKASDRDVMDMFDKAAINFQVVLTKCDDVKPKAEEARYREVVAEVSRHPAAHPLVLRTSSQTGLGIPELRAEIAAFAEPVQN
- the yidC gene encoding membrane protein insertase YidC → MDIRRVILATVLSALVLIGFDYFMPEEHKTSSAIQGKTTAVTAPPTESDQPKVTDRDEAPSRLPIDAVDVVGSVNLRGARLDDLVLRGYHETVRPDSPLVRVLEARNEKEPTYVEFGWYGSPGQTLKLPDSHTLWTTAAPKLGSEAPVVLTWDNGAGVTFEIDLAVDRDYMFTVTQKVRNTTGSPVSLVPFSRVVRGYTPVETGGMLVHEGPISVIDGRLGEESYKSLREGSTAPNFVSWSKAGTGGWAGITDKYWLAAVVPDQKEEVSGTYGFDTPAGAYQVGFTGRGPLVAAPNAEVQTTSHVFAGAKEVRLLERYQHEMNIPDFWKAVDFGWFAFLTRPVFFVLDWLYQFFGNFGLALLTFTLIVKAVFFPLASKGFRSAAAMRDIAPRMKELRERYKDDPVQMNQKVMQLYKSEGVNPASGCLPLLIQAPVFWCLYKVLYVTIEMRHAPFVGWIHDLSAPDPTNIFNLFGLLPFDPTLVSSWLLLGAWPILYGITIWLMQKINPATVDPAQKPVFIMMPFIFTFFMARQPVGLVIYYCWNNLLTMAQQYTIMKVHARKKNQPEIIPPAKPRGRKG
- the argB gene encoding acetylglutamate kinase, producing the protein MTDQGLPTADALQQAATLAGALPFLRRYAGDTIVVKYGGHAMGDPELAQTFGKDIALLKLVGINPVVVHGGGPQINQMLERLQVKSSFVDGFRVTDAAAIDVVEMVLCGSVNKQVATLINEAGALAVGVSGKDGGLVKASKLLRKVRDPVTGAEQTLDLGFVGDPDEINPQVLYALSGSGLIPVIAPVAGGHHGETFNVNADSVAGAIAGAIHASRLLMLTDVPGVLDENKRLIPELTAEEARKGIESGMISGGMIPKVETCLKAVQAGAKAAVIVNGRVPHACLLELFTRAGSGTLIRAD